A DNA window from Candidatus Hydrogenedentota bacterium contains the following coding sequences:
- the nth gene encoding endonuclease III has product MPPKRVTAAERGRAEEIYRILEECYPDVRCTLEYRSPFHLLVMTILAAQCTDARVNLVCRTLFDRFSTPRDFMNAPAGELEREIHSCGFFNQKAKSIRQTSRMLEEEYGGMMPDTMEALLRMPGVGRKIANVILGECHGKPAVIVDTHCQRLAFRMGFTKREDPAGVERDLMRLWREEHWTLFSHRLVYHGRAVCTARAPKCAECRINLLCPKRGVGKTAPGKTKTP; this is encoded by the coding sequence ATGCCTCCGAAAAGGGTGACCGCCGCCGAGCGCGGGCGCGCGGAGGAGATTTACCGCATCCTGGAGGAATGCTATCCCGACGTGCGCTGCACCCTGGAGTACCGCAGCCCCTTCCACCTGCTGGTCATGACCATCCTCGCCGCGCAGTGCACCGACGCGCGCGTGAACCTGGTCTGCCGCACCCTGTTTGACCGCTTCTCCACCCCCCGCGACTTCATGAACGCCCCCGCCGGGGAGCTGGAGCGGGAAATCCACTCCTGCGGTTTTTTTAACCAGAAGGCGAAATCCATCCGTCAGACTTCCCGCATGCTGGAGGAGGAATACGGCGGAATGATGCCGGACACGATGGAGGCCCTCCTGCGCATGCCCGGCGTGGGGCGCAAGATCGCCAACGTGATCCTCGGCGAGTGCCACGGGAAACCCGCCGTCATCGTGGACACGCACTGCCAGCGTCTCGCCTTCCGCATGGGATTCACCAAACGGGAGGATCCGGCGGGTGTGGAGCGCGACCTCATGCGGCTCTGGCGGGAGGAGCACTGGACCCTTTTCTCGCACCGCCTGGTCTACCACGGGCGCGCCGTCTGCACCGCCCGCGCCCCCAAGTGCGCCGAATGCCGCATTAATCTTCTGTGCCCGAAGC